From the Lactuca sativa cultivar Salinas chromosome 9, Lsat_Salinas_v11, whole genome shotgun sequence genome, the window ATCTCTGATCAGTCCATGCATATTATCTGCTTCTCCTACAATCGATTTCCATAAacccgattcctcttcttgggtCGCCTGACCCGAAATTGACGGGTTTATTGTTGACGACGACGAAACTCCATCTGGAATAATTTTCCGGTGATGTGCAACAGCCCCATCAAAACTATCCTCACCGTCTGTGCCGCCAGCTACAGGCCTGAATGTCCCACCGCCGCCGTTGACTCCGCCAATTGAGGTGGTTTTCGCAATTGAATTCACCGGAAACGTCTTGATTGGTAAAGAATCAATTTTGGTGTGGCTCTGGTTTTCGATGATTGAAATAGACTCTATGGTGGTGGGAGGCGGCGTCACTGCGAAGGCAACGTTACTTGACATGGCAAACACGCTGTAATTCGCTAGAAGAATCATCACATACATCATtaatgtaggtgtttgtgaaaaaACCTGCTGAAATAACCAAACAAAAGATGCGTTCATCTCTTTCTGTACCCTAACCAAAACCTCCTGTAAATCTTCGTAAAACAGAGCTTCTCTCATATGAAGAGTGTAGCTCTGAAGCTCACGAATTATGAATACCATTGAAGAGAAGGCTTTCTTCACTGAGCAGTAAGCAGATTCCCCTGCTTCTCTGAATCCTTCCTGCCATTGTTTCTTTTTCTGTATGATCCGTAACGAAAAGGGTAGCTCCATACTGTTTGCCTTCCGCTCTATACTCGCCGGAATCATATCCCCAACCCAATCCGGCTGCTCCACCTTCGAACTAACGAATGGTTCAAGATTCTGCATTTCTGATTCGAGTACGTCGCCACTGTCCTTGGTAGTATTCTCATCGTCATCAGATACCTGGAACAATAGAGCCAATTCCTGAATCTCTCGACAGAATTCTTCGTCTGAGAAATTTGCATCTAAGCTAGCACTCACGACGTGTTTAATAGACTTCCGTCCTTTAGATTCAAATGACTGAGATCTGTTTAGCCCAAATATCGCCGGTCGATGTACGCATCGAAAAAACAGTGCAACGTCGGTTAATCCCCGTCGTCTCCTTGGAGGCGAGGAGATTGCAGAAGCTAGGGTTTGAGGTGATGAAGAAGGCGGCCAATAATTCGAAGATTGTAACCAGTTCAAACACCCACTCGCCACTTTCACTCCCATTACCTAAACAGAGAAAAGGCGTAAACGAACAAAATTATCGTCACGAAATAAGCTAAAAGTTAGAAACAGCTTTTggatcaaaacatttcttaaaccTGCACGTAATCAAAATAAAGCAACAAATCAACATAAAAAGTGAATAATCATAACGAATCTTAATGTAAACAAGTTTCAAAGTCTCAAAAAGCGAAGAACATGAACACCATATAACACGCACATACACACACATTTTCGGGCACTAAAATAGGATCACAAAGCATAACCGAAGGGAAACAACAAATAGCACACAGTAATTCACGGAAATTCAATTCGAATGCAAAGGCAATATGTAAATTATGATTTCTCGAGATCCACCAACCTGAGATATTGTTTTTAGCTAGCACGTCGGTGATGTCGCTGGTGAATATTTTCAGGTAAAAATTTCCGGCAAAAGGCTCCCGGAGTACGGACCGTAGCTCCAGTTaagaagaggaagaaagctgcgtGGAATTCTCCTCACATGAAAATATCTTCAGTGTATGTACACTGTGTATGTGTGTATAACTGTAGATATCATGGGACCGGACCGTATACGAAGACGCAAAGTATCAAAAGATTAAAAAGTTACACATGACCCCCTTTAACTTGTTTAAATCCATCTTTTGTACTCATTTTTGTTTCACAAAGGCACAGAATAATTAAAAGAATAAGCGGGGCGAACCGGTAGCAAAGGGGTATCTATATACGCAAGATTTGATACACGGATGTCTTATACAATGTTATGATATGATGTGTCTTTCACAAGATGCATTTGTACTATTATGCAATCATTTTACACAAAGAAATTGGTTGCAATGTAATAGGACGATAGCCGTTGAAGAGAAGATGGttatgtttttacatgttataggacataatgaacgttttcgagcggttaaaaaaaaaattcatcacTCAACACAAacgattcatcaatgttttcatgAGGTCCTACGTGCAATGATGTGTTTTGCAAGAGAACTTATAGTACCAGCCTTGTCTACTCCAACAAGAAATACCTCAGAACGACATAGACGGCTAATACACATATTTCCCGGAGCAATATGTACACTAGATGGAACACTTATACATGCAGTTGTGCCCGTTGATCAATAAACTCATTATAGGGGAAGAGTAAAAGGTGAATGTTATCAAAATGTAATCGAAATTTGTGATTTTatatgatattcacctttgtATGGGTTAGATGGGAGGGCATAACACATAATTctaaagttttgaaagaagttgcatttaaTCCGACTTTTGGATTTCCATTCTCTCCACCAGGTTTGTAATTTTCTGTAAGTTTTATTATCTATATTATTTATAGGGTATATTTATCAATCATCAACAaataaatattacctttgtgatgATGCATACACCAACACCCGTGGATTTAT encodes:
- the LOC111880070 gene encoding uncharacterized protein LOC111880070 isoform X2; its protein translation is MGVKVASGCLNWLQSSNYWPPSSSPQTLASAISSPPRRRRGLTDVALFFRCVHRPAIFGLNRSQSFESKGRKSIKHVVSDDDENTTKDSGDVLESEMQNLEPFVSSKVEQPDWVGDMIPASIERKANSMELPFSLRIIQKKKQWQEGFREAGESAYCSVKKAFSSMVFIIRELQSYTLHMREALFYEDLQEVLVRVQKEMNASFVWLFQQVFSQTPTLMMYVMILLANYSVFAMSSNVAFAVTPPPTTIESISIIENQSHTKIDSLPIKTFPVNSIAKTTSIGGVNGGGGTFRPVAGGTDGEDSFDGAVAHHRKIIPDGVSSSSTINPSISGQATQEEESGLWKSIVGEADNMHGLIRDGVLDRQTMQKFVSPVTAKVVEEEVDGESRFRTELFYQMGLSEEPDNPLLLANYAQFLYIVAQDYDRAEEYFKRGSKVEPKDAEALSKYANFLWEIRKDLWGAEQILLEAIAIDPLNSFYAATYANFLWNTTTTSTSDEDDACFPFDSPQI
- the LOC111880070 gene encoding uncharacterized protein LOC111880070 isoform X1; amino-acid sequence: MGVKVASGCLNWLQSSNYWPPSSSPQTLASAISSPPRRRRGLTDVALFFRCVHRPAIFGLNRSQSFESKGRKSIKHVVSASLDANFSDEEFCREIQELALLFQVSDDDENTTKDSGDVLESEMQNLEPFVSSKVEQPDWVGDMIPASIERKANSMELPFSLRIIQKKKQWQEGFREAGESAYCSVKKAFSSMVFIIRELQSYTLHMREALFYEDLQEVLVRVQKEMNASFVWLFQQVFSQTPTLMMYVMILLANYSVFAMSSNVAFAVTPPPTTIESISIIENQSHTKIDSLPIKTFPVNSIAKTTSIGGVNGGGGTFRPVAGGTDGEDSFDGAVAHHRKIIPDGVSSSSTINPSISGQATQEEESGLWKSIVGEADNMHGLIRDGVLDRQTMQKFVSPVTAKVVEEEVDGESRFRTELFYQMGLSEEPDNPLLLANYAQFLYIVAQDYDRAEEYFKRGSKVEPKDAEALSKYANFLWEIRKDLWGAEQILLEAIAIDPLNSFYAATYANFLWNTTTTSTSDEDDACFPFDSPQI
- the LOC111880070 gene encoding uncharacterized protein LOC111880070 isoform X3, with translation MGVKVASGCLNWLQSSNYWPPSSSPQTLASAISSPPRRRRGLTDVALFFRCVHRPAIFGLNRSQSFESKGRKSIKHVVSASLDANFSDEEFCREIQELALLFQVSDDDENTTKDSGDVLESEMQNLEPFVSSKVEQPDWVGDMIPASIERKANSMELPFSLRIIQKKKQWQEGFREAGESAYCSVKKAFSSMVFIIRELQSYTLHMREALFYEDLQEVLVRVQKEMNASFVWLFQQVFSQTPTLMMYVMILLANYSVFAMSSNVAFAVTPPPTTIESISIIENQSHTKIDSLPIKTFPVNSIAKTTSIGGVNGGGGTFRPVAGGTDGEDSFDGAVAHHRKIIPDGVSSSSTINPSISGQATQEEESGLWKSIVGEADNMHGLIRDGVLDRQTMQKFVSPVTAKVVEEEVDGESRFRTELFYQMGLSEEPDNPLLLANYAQFLYIVAQDYDRSFVKSIQPTGG